A genomic segment from Ptychodera flava strain L36383 chromosome 19, AS_Pfla_20210202, whole genome shotgun sequence encodes:
- the LOC139118951 gene encoding protein mab-21-like 3, whose amino-acid sequence MPVLSESTDLVDDLNYFTDTKVKIRKAETEKAVHKVIEVVGTILDYVNEQDKRFSHQARSAGSYASGLKVSKPDEFDYMVQLEALPNLHWTSLGPRYYNINKTGQIISTPRVPLPSPPKGYHHVSLTDNSQVMPIWHSEDMKMDDDLVPFKVRSLFKGMVQEAIRQRNLRETVHLCKKTHGPAITIKLTHQGFDDGIYVDLVPFVPNNGVGLPPSVLEKWPRTSLWPPADKVEEVKRVGINAVAKDSLYWQTSFQRCEVVLLEGIDKDEGCRKQCLRILKKLREDFWCRSTKPVLSSFHLKTLLLWECERHPHSTDWSREKLGERVLGLVRELKTWVSRRRCPHYFIPEINLFTDKHGKLKDPEDGNGFDRVVEKLSEFLDQPSRFLRD is encoded by the exons ATGCCGGTTCTATCGGAAAGCACGGACCTTGTCGACGACTTGAACTATTTCACCGACACCAAGGTGAAAATTCGGAAAGCTGAGACAGAAAAAGCTGTGCACAAGGTGATCGAAGTCGTCGGTACTATCCTGGACTACGTGAACGAACAGGATAAAAGATTCAGCCATCAGGCCCGCAGTGCTGGCAGCTACGCCTCGGGCTTAAAGGTCAGTAAACCGGATGAATTCGACTACATGGTGCAATTGGAGGCTTTGCCAAATCTTCACTGGACGTCTTTGGGACCGAGATATTACAATATTAATAAAACCGGTCAGATTATCAGTACACCAAGAGTTCCTCTGCCAAGTCCGCCGAAAGGTTACCATCATGTGTCACTTACGGACAATTCCCAAGTCATGCCAATCTGGCATTCAGAAGACATGAAGATGGACGATGATCTTGTCCCCTTCAAAGTCAGAAGTCTATTCAAGGGTATGGTTCAAGAGGCTATTAGGCAACGCAACTTGAGAG AAACTGTCCATTTGTGCAAAAAGACACACGGACCGGCGATAACCATCAAACTGACGCATCAAGGCTTTGACGATGGCATATATGTCGATCTGGTACCATTTGTGCCGAACAACGGTGTGGGCCTACCTCCGTCGGTGCTGGAGAAATGGCCACGGACGTCGCTCTGGCCGCCTGCCGACAAGGTTGAAGAAGTGAAAAGAGTTGGAATAAATGCTGTTGCGAAAGACAGTCTCTACTG GCAGACGTCATTTCAACGCTGTGAAGTAGTATTGTTGGAAGGGATAGACAAGGACGAAGGATGTCGCAAgcagtgtctcagaattttgaAGAAGCTGCGAGAGGACTTTTGGTGCCGCTCAACAAAACCTGTCTTGTCCTCGTTTCATTTGAAG ACGCTGTTGCTATGGGAATGTGAAAGACATCCTCACTCCACCGACTGGTCACGTGAAAAGCTTGGCGAACGTGTCTTGGGACTTGTGAGAGAGTTGAAAACCTGGGTCAGTCGTCGTCGATGTCCCCACTACTTCATACCGGAGATCAATCTGTTTACAGACAAACACGGAAAGCTGAAAGATCCAGAGGACGGCAATGGCTTTGATCGTGTTGTCGAGAAACTCAGCGAATTCTTGGACCAACCGAGTCGTTTTCTCCGCGATTAG